Sequence from the Flavobacteriales bacterium genome:
ATAACAAAGTACTTAGTAATTCCGATTTCTTTACCGGTGCGTTTCCCGCCGAATTTGGAAATAGTATCTCGAGTGTATTCGACTTGAAACTACGAAACGGCAACAATGAAAAGCATGAGTTCACAGCTCAGTTGGGTTTGTTTGGAACTGAACTAACCGGAGAAGGGCCTATCTCGAAAGAGAAAAGATCGTCCTACTTATTCAATTACCGGTATTCCACTTTAGTAATGTTCGGATTTCTTGGTATAAACTTAGGAACTACTGCTACACCCTATTATCAGGATGCTGCCCTAAAGCTGAACTTCCCAACTAAGAACGGCGGCAACCTATCTTTCTTTGGATTAGGTGGAGCGAGCAAAATTGACATTCTATCTAGTACCCAAGATACAAGTCAAGTAGACATATATGCAGACGCAGATAGAGACGAATATTTTCGATCGCAAATGGGTGTGATCGGAATGAAATATGTAAAATCTATCAACACCAACACCTTCGCCAAATTTGTGGTTGCAACTTCTGGTGAGTCTCAAATTAACCATAACGATCTTTTATATCGATCTACCGATTCAACTGGGCGACTTATTATCGGTTCAGATGGCAGATATGTTCTAGACTCACTCATTAACAAATTAGATTACGACATCAACATTCATAAAACCACCGCTACCTTCTCCATCAATAAAAAGTACGGAAAGAAACACGTTTTGAAATATGGTGCTACTGCGAATTACTATCGATTTAACATGGTAGATAGCATCTTCAACAACGGAACAACGAACGATTGGACACATCGATGGGATTACAAAGGCGACGCAGTAATGTTGCAATCGTTTATACAGTGGAAGTACCGAATGTCAAAAAATCTTGTATTAAATACTGGGATACACAGTTCCTATTTCGCTCTGAATAATTCTTTATCTCCTATCGAACCTAGAATTGGATTACGCTATTCCATGAAAAATAATCAATCCTTAAACTTTGCTGTTGGCCTGCACAGTCAACTACAACCGATGTATACTTACTTCTATCAACTCCCAAACGAAGACGGCAATTATGTGAAGCATAACAAAGGAATGGATTTTACAAAGAGTATGCATTACATCGTTGGATACAACAATCAGCTAGCGAAAAACCTCAGAGTAAAAGTTGAGGCTTACTATCAACAACTATTTAATGTACCTGTAACGGCGGAGTCCTCCTCCTTTTCGTTGGTAAACCAAGGTTCTTCCTTCAATCGTTTTTTTCCGGAGAAATTAACGAATTCGGGTACTGGTCAGAATTATGGCATGGAATTAACACTTGAGAAATTCTTCAATAAAAAATTCTTCTTTATGACTACCGCCTCCTTGTATGAATCTTTGTACAAGGGAAGTGACGGCGTTATACGGAATACCGATTTTAATGGAAACTATGCAGTAAATTTTCTCGCAGGAAAAGAATTTAAGCTAGGAGAAAAGAAATCTCTTTCGATCGGATTAAAAATCACTGCTGCTGGGAATAAAAGAATTGGACCGGTTGACAGTCTTGCAACCGTTACACAAGGAGGAGTTGTTTTTGAAGACGCCACGCGTAATAGCCAGCAACTTCCGGATTACTTCAGAGCCGATTTAAAGATTAATTACAAAGCGAATAGAAAAAATGTTTCTCATGAAATCGGGCTAGACTTTGTAAACCTAACCGGGCATCAGAATGTTTTAAAACTCACTTACGCACCCGATCCGAATAACCCAACTGTAAACGGTATCCGACACGAATACCAATTGGGGTTCTTGCCTATCTTCTATTATAAATTAGATTTTTAAAAAGATGAATATTTTAACTATTCCAGGTAGCAGCAGCACAAACTCAATCAATAAGAAATTAGCTGAATATGCTGGCTCCTTGTTCGAAAAAGGAGACGTTGAGAACGTAGACCTGAACGATTACGAGGTAGACATTTTTAGCGTCGACAAAGAAAAAAACGGAATACCTAAAAAGATAAGTGAGTTAGCCGAAAAAATTGACAATTCGAATCTCTTGATACTTTCCTTAGCCGAACATAACGGCTCGTATTCTGCAGCTTTTAAAAATGTATACGACTGGCTATCTAGGATTCCGAATAGAAAAGCTTTGGGTAACAAACCAATGTTACTTCTAGCTACTTCACCAGGTGGACGAGGTGGCGCAAGTGTTTTGGCTGCGGGATTAGAGCGCTTCCCAAGAGACGGAAGCGAGGTTTGGGAGTCATTCTCTTTACCAAGTTTTAACGATCACTTTACAGACGACAAGGGAATTACCACCACAAGCATCCGGTTAGAACTAATTCGCAAGATCAACTTTATCCTTGAAGAGAAAATGGGTTTGGTCGACAAAGGATTTTCTGGAGGATGTGATAACTGCGTTGGGGATAAATGAATCTATTTTTCACTTGGTTTACAAACCTTGCAAGGTTCTAAATAAGAGCTTTTCGCATTATTTCAATTCCTTTGAACCTTGCGGTGAAATGTACTCTACCTTTTTAATACTGTTATTAAAGTCGTTCGTAGTAAACTTCATGCTATATCCAGGCCAATTGGGGAAGACGTATTCCTTCTCATCCTTTGGAATCAAAATATAATCCCCATCACCCGGAATAAAAACCCGGAATATACCATTGTTATAACTTGTGTAGGCCTCATATGAGCTATACGAATACTTGTCTCGCAATTTATGCATAAACCCAGGTGTTGGTATGGGAGCTTCTTTCACAAAATATTTCTCCGGTTTGTCGTCTGATTTAGCAGTTACGCCAATTACACTCCCATCCTCTCCGAATCGAAATGAATACTTATTTGAATAAGACCAATTTGTAAAATTATCTGAGTCAATTGCGTAAATCTGCTCTTGCAATAATTTATCAACGTGGGCGAGAAGAGCCACTTCGTCTTTGATTGAAATGTAAAAGTTTAGAGTATCCGTTTCGGAAATGTGGATGTAACTACCTTGATATTGATCTAGTGTGTTTTTAGCTGCATCTCTCAAAAATGTTTTTGAATTCTCTTCCAAGCCTTTTGTAACAAGGTATTTCTCTTTCCAATCCTCTGGCTGAATTCCTCTTAGAATATTGTAGCATGGATAAGCAAGATCGCTCCCGTACGAACTACCCAGATTTGTTAAGAATACAACACTGTAATTATCTGTGATGTCTCTGAGATTGTGTGCTAGAAAGCCCAGCCAACTTCCAGTGTGCTCGGTAATGTCATTCGAATCAATTTTATAAACACTCCATCCAAATCCATAATCGCCCACGGTGCCATCATTCAAAACATACGGCTTGAAGGCCTCATCTATTGTCTCTTTTTTTACAAGCTTCTCCGTATAGAAAGATTGATTCCATTTAAACATATCTTCCACAGTAC
This genomic interval carries:
- a CDS encoding serine hydrolase, giving the protein VPLGHKDEKFKNRVTGFVSDPENKGQFIKDDYDYGNGCVGDGGVFSTVEDMFKWNQSFYTEKLVKKETIDEAFKPYVLNDGTVGDYGFGWSVYKIDSNDITEHTGSWLGFLAHNLRDITDNYSVVFLTNLGSSYGSDLAYPCYNILRGIQPEDWKEKYLVTKGLEENSKTFLRDAAKNTLDQYQGSYIHISETDTLNFYISIKDEVALLAHVDKLLQEQIYAIDSDNFTNWSYSNKYSFRFGEDGSVIGVTAKSDDKPEKYFVKEAPIPTPGFMHKLRDKYSYSSYEAYTSYNNGIFRVFIPGDGDYILIPKDEKEYVFPNWPGYSMKFTTNDFNNSIKKVEYISPQGSKELK
- a CDS encoding TonB-dependent receptor; this encodes NKVLSNSDFFTGAFPAEFGNSISSVFDLKLRNGNNEKHEFTAQLGLFGTELTGEGPISKEKRSSYLFNYRYSTLVMFGFLGINLGTTATPYYQDAALKLNFPTKNGGNLSFFGLGGASKIDILSSTQDTSQVDIYADADRDEYFRSQMGVIGMKYVKSINTNTFAKFVVATSGESQINHNDLLYRSTDSTGRLIIGSDGRYVLDSLINKLDYDINIHKTTATFSINKKYGKKHVLKYGATANYYRFNMVDSIFNNGTTNDWTHRWDYKGDAVMLQSFIQWKYRMSKNLVLNTGIHSSYFALNNSLSPIEPRIGLRYSMKNNQSLNFAVGLHSQLQPMYTYFYQLPNEDGNYVKHNKGMDFTKSMHYIVGYNNQLAKNLRVKVEAYYQQLFNVPVTAESSSFSLVNQGSSFNRFFPEKLTNSGTGQNYGMELTLEKFFNKKFFFMTTASLYESLYKGSDGVIRNTDFNGNYAVNFLAGKEFKLGEKKSLSIGLKITAAGNKRIGPVDSLATVTQGGVVFEDATRNSQQLPDYFRADLKINYKANRKNVSHEIGLDFVNLTGHQNVLKLTYAPDPNNPTVNGIRHEYQLGFLPIFYYKLDF
- a CDS encoding NAD(P)H-dependent oxidoreductase produces the protein MNILTIPGSSSTNSINKKLAEYAGSLFEKGDVENVDLNDYEVDIFSVDKEKNGIPKKISELAEKIDNSNLLILSLAEHNGSYSAAFKNVYDWLSRIPNRKALGNKPMLLLATSPGGRGGASVLAAGLERFPRDGSEVWESFSLPSFNDHFTDDKGITTTSIRLELIRKINFILEEKMGLVDKGFSGGCDNCVGDK